Proteins from one Panicum virgatum strain AP13 chromosome 7K, P.virgatum_v5, whole genome shotgun sequence genomic window:
- the LOC120641521 gene encoding ubiquitin fusion degradation protein 1 homolog → MFYGGYAYHGNTFEQTYRCYPASFFDKPHLEGGDKVIMPPSALDCLASLHIEYPMLFELHNDATQRISHSGVLEFVAEEGMIIMPYWMMQNMLLQEGDTVRVKNATLPKGTYVKLQPHTTDFLDISNPKAILEKTLRNFSCLTTGDSIMVAYNNKQYYIDIVETKPASAVSIIETDCEVDFAPPLDYKEPEKPQQPTVPASKATAEGGDTVVEDEPKFKPFTGSGKRLDGKASKLQASEVPSSASSVPSDSNKRSNQQASAPATSGASNSTRQKTGKLFFGSSASNNKEPQKAPAKEEEPPKKDEPKFQAFSGKSYSLKR, encoded by the exons ATG TTTTACGGTGGATATGCGTACCATGGCAATACGTTTGAGCAAACGTACCGTTGTTATCCAGCATCCTTCTTTGATAAG CCACACCTGGAAGGTGGTGACAAAG TAATAATGCCACCATCTGCCCTTGATTGCCTGG CTTCCCTCCACATCGAGTACCCAATGCTATTTGAACTGCACAATGATGCAACTCAACGGATTTCACACTCTGGTGTTTTGGAGTTTGTGGCAGAAGAAGGCATGATCATCATGCCCTACTGG ATGATGCAAAACATGCTTCTTCAAGAGGGTGACACTGTCCGTGTGAAAAACGCCACACTTCCCAAGGGTACATATGTGAAGTTGCAACCTCACACAACTGATTTTCTGGACATCTCGAATCCAAAAGCCAT CCTGGAGAAAACTCTGAGAAATTTCTCCTGTTTAACTACGGGAGACAGCATCATGGTGGCTTACAACAACAAACAGTATTATATTGATATTGTTGAAACAAAGCCTGCTTCAGCTGTTAGCATTATTGAGACAGACTGTGAAGTGGATTTTGCTCCTCCCCTTGACTACAAAGAACCTGAGAAACCACAGCAGCCTACAGTTCCTGCCAGCAAGGCAACTGCTGAAG GTGGAGATACTGTAGTCGAAGATGAACCAAAATTCAAACCATTTACTGGTTCCGGAAAGCGGTTGGATGGTAAAGCCTCAAAACTACAAGCATCCGAGGTTCCATCCAGTGCAAGTTCTGTTCCCTCAGATTCAAACAAAAGATCAAATCAGCAAGCATCTGCACCCGCAACTTCTGGAGCTAGCAATTCCACTCGTCAGAAAACAGGAAAGCTTTTTTTTGGTTCAAGTGCAAGCAACAATAAAGAACCACAAAAG GCTCCTGCTAAAGAGGAGGAACCCCCGAAGAAGGACGAGCCCAAGTTCCAAGCTTTTAGTGGGAAGAGCTACTCCTTGAAACGTTAG
- the LOC120641520 gene encoding probable inactive leucine-rich repeat receptor kinase XIAO: protein MPPSRSLFLLLMLALAAAQAQPPPAPPVPRTAGVRAEIDALLAFRRGLRDPYGAMSGWDAASPSAPCSWRGVACAPGGGGGRVVELQLPRLRLSGPISPELGSLPYLERLSLRSNDLSGAVPATLARVTSLRAVFLQSNSLSGPIPQSFLANLTNLDTFDVSGNLLSGPVPASFPPTLKYLDLSSNAFSGTIPASISASAPSLQFLNLSFNRLRGTVPASLGALQNLHYLWLDGNLLEGTIPAALANCSALLHLSLQGNSLRGILPSAVAAIPTLQILSVSRNQLTGAIPAAAFGGQGNSSLRIVQLGGNDFSQVDVPGGLASDLQVVDLGGNKLRGPFPTWLAGAGGLTLLDLSGNAFTGELPPVVGQLTALLELRLGGNAFTGAVPAEIGRCGALQVLDLEDNHFSGDVPSALGGLPRLREIYLGGNTFSGHIPTSLGNLSWLEALSIPSNRLTGGLSGELFQLGNLTFLDLSENNLTGEISPAIGILSALQTLNLSRNALSGRIPSTIGNLQNLRVLDLSGQKNLSGNVPAELFGLPQLQYVSFADNLFSGDVPEGFSSLWSLRHLNLSGNSFTGLIPATYGYLPSLQVLSASHNRISGELPAELANCSNLTVLELSGNQMTGSIPSDLSRLGELEELDLSYNQLSGKIPPEISNCSSLALLKLDDNHIGGDIPASLANLSKLQTLDLSSNNLTGSIPASLAQIPGLVSFNVSHNELTGEIPAMLGSRFGSPSAYASNSDLCGPPLESECGEYRRRRRRQKVQRLALLIGVVAAAVLLLGLFCCCCVFSLLRWRRRFIESRDGVKKRRRSPGRGSGSSGTSTENGVSQPNLIMFNSRITYADTVEATRQFDEENVLSRGRHGLVFKACYSDGTVLAILRLPSTSADGAVIIEEGSFRKEAESLGKVKHRNLTVLRGYYAGPPPDVRLLVYDYMPNGNLATLLQEASHQDGHILNWPMRHLIALGVSRGLAFLHQSGVVHGDVKPQNILFDADFEPHLSDFGLETMVVTAGAAAAAAAASTSAATPVGSLGYVAPDAAAAGQATREGDVYSFGIVLLELLTGRRPGMFAGEEEDIVKWVKRQLQRGAVAELLEPGLLELDPESSEWEEFLLGIKVGLLCTASDPLDRPAMGDVVFMLEGCRVGPDIPSSADPTSQPSPA from the coding sequence atgccgccgtcgcggtcgctgttcctgctgctcatgctcgcgctcgccgcggcgcaggcgcagccgccccccgcgccgccggtgccgcggaCGGCCGGGGTGCGGGCGGAGATCGACGCGCTCCTCGCGTTCCGCCGCGGGCTGCGCGACCCCTACGGCGCCATGTCCGGGTGGGACGCGGCGTCGCCCTCGGCGCCCTGCTCCTGGCGCGGCGTCgcgtgcgcgcccggcggcggcggcggccgcgtcgtCGAGCTGCAGCTCCCGCGGCTCCGCCTCTCGGGCCCCATCTCGCCGGAGCTCGGCTCGCTGCCGTACCTCGAGCGGCTCAGCCTCCGCTCCAACGACCTCTCCGGCGCCGTCCCGGCGACGCTGGCCCGCGTCACCTCGCTCCGCGCCGTCTTCCTCCAGTCCAACTCGCTCTCCGGCCCCATTCCTCAGTCCTTCCTCGCCAACCTCACCAACCTCGATACCTTCGACGTGTCCGGTAACCTCCTGTCCGGCCCCGTCCCCGCTTCGTTTCCCCCCACCTTGAAGTACCTCGACCTCTCCTCCAATGCCTTCTCCGGCACCATCCCGGCGAGCATTAGCGCCTCGGCGCCGAGCCTCCAGTTCCTGAACCTGTCCTTCAACCGGCTCCGGGGCACCGTGCCGGCGTCGCTGGGCGCCCTGCAGAACCTGCATTACCTCTGGCTCGACGGGAACCTCCTCGAGGGGACCATCCCTGCGGCGCTGGCCAACTGCTCCGCGCTGCTCCACCTGAGCCTGCAGGGGAACTCGCTCCGCGGCATCTTGCCGTCCGCGGTCGCCGCGATACCCACGCTGCAGATTCTCTCGGTGTCGCGGAACCAGCTCACCGGCGCCATCCCGGCCGCGGCGTTCGGCGGCCAGGGGAACTCGTCGCTGCGCATCGTGCAGCTCGGCGGCAACGACTTCTCCCAGGTGGACGTGCCGGGAGGGCTCGCCTCGGATCTCCAGGTGGTGGACCTTGGTGGCAACAAGCTGCGTGGTCCGTTCCCGACCTGGCTCGCCGGGGCGGGGGGACTGACGCTGCTCGACCTCTCCGGCAATGCGTTCACCGGCGAGTTGCCGCCGGTGGTCGGGCAGCTCACCGCACTGCTGGAGCTGCGCCTTGGCGGCAATGCTTTCACTGGCGCAGTGCCTGCGGAGATTGGCAGATGCGGCGCGCTCCAGGTGCTTGATCTCGAGGACAACCACTTCTCCGGCGATGTGCCATCAGCTCTTGGCGGTCTCCCGAGGCTCAGAGAGATCTATCTCGGTGGGAACACTTTCTCCGGCCATATTCCGACGAGCTTGGGGAATCTGTCTTGGCTGGAGGCATTGTCCATACCGAGCAACAGACTCACTGGTGGCCTTTCGGGTGAGCTTTTTCAGCTGGGAAACCTGACGTTCCTGGACCTATCTGAGAACAACCTCACCGGAGAGATCTCTCCGGCCATCGGTATTCTGTCTGCTCTTCAGACTTTGAATTTGAGCCGCAATGCCTTATCTGGGCGCATTCCGTCAACCATTGGCAACCTGCAGAACCTGCGAGTTCTTGACCTCTCTGGTCAGAAGAACCTCTCTGGCAATGTCCCGGCAGAGCTTTTCGGCTTGCCACAGCTGCAATATGTGTCGTTTGCCGACAACTTGTTCTCTGGGGATGTTCCTGAAGGATTCAGCAGTCTTTGGAGCCTGCGGCATCTCAATCTCTCCGGCAATTCTTTCACCGGGTTGATCCCGGCAACATATGGGTACCTGCCATCGCTTCAAGTGCTATCGGCCTCGCACAACCGCATTTCTGGGGAGCTTCCTGCTGAGCTTGCCAATTGTTCCAACCTTACTGTGCTTGAGCTCAGTGGCAACCAGATGACTGGCTCCATCCCGAGTGACCTCTCACGGCTTGGTGAATTGGAGGAACTTGACCTCAGCTACAATCAGCTTTCGGGCAAGATACCACCAGAGATTTCCAACTGCTCATCACTTGCGCTTCTCAAGCTTGATGATAATCATATTGGCGGTGACATACCGGCCTCTCTTGCCAACCTCTCGAAGCTGCAGACACTTGACCTGTCATCCAACAATCTTACAGGCAGCATTCCTGCTTCATTGGCTCAGATTCCAGGCCTTGTATCATTCAATGTGTCACACAATGAGCTTACTGGTGAGATACCGGCAATGCTCGGCTCCCGTTTTGGCTCTCCTTCAGCATATGCTTCAAACTCAGATTTGTGCGGTCCACCATTGGAGAGCGAATGTGGTGAGtaccggcggcgccggaggcgaCAGAAGGTGCAGCGTCTGGCTCTGCTAATTGGTGTGGTGGCTGCTGCCGTGCTGCTCCTTGGGCTGTTCTGCTGTTGCTGTGTGTTCAGCTTGCTGCGATGGAGGCGCCGGTTCATTGAGAGCCGTGATGGTGTCAAGAAGAGGAGACGCAGCCCTGGACGTGGCAGCGGGTCAAGTGGCACAAGCACGGAGAATGGTGTTAGCCAGCCGAACCTGATCATGTTCAACTCAAGGATCACCTATGCTGATACGGTTGAGGCGACGCGGCAGTTCGACGAGGAGAATGTGCTCAGCCGAGGCCGCCATGGTCTCGTGTTCAAGGCCTGTTACAGTGATGGCACCGTTCTGGCCATTTTGCGGCTTCCATCCACCTCTGCCGATGGTGCTGTGATTATTGAGGAGGGCTCATTCAGAAAAGAGGCCGAGTCTCTTGGCAAGGTGAAGCACAGGAACCTCACTGTGCTCCGTGGCTACTACGCAGGGCCGCCGCCTGATGTTCGCCTGCTGGTCTATGACTACATGCCCAACGGCAACCTTGCCACATTGCTTCAGGAAGCATCCCACCAAGACGGCCACATCCTCAACTGGCCAATGAGGCACCTGATCGCGCTCGGTGTCTCCCGCGGCCTCGCGTTCCTGCACCAGTCCGGCGTCGTGCACGGCGACGTCAAGCCGCAGAACATCCTCTTTGACGCCGACTTCGAGCCGCACCTGTCTGACTTCGGCCTGGAGACGATGGTGGTGACCGCAGGTGCCGCTGCGGCAGCCGCGGCCGCATCAACATCAGCTGCAACACCAGTGGGCTCGCTCGGCTACGTCGCCCCTGACGCGGCTGCCGCCGGGCAGGCCACGAGGGAAGgcgacgtgtacagcttcggcATCGTGCTGCTGGAGCTCCTCACCGGGCGGCGCCCCGGCATGTTCgctggggaggaggaggacatcGTGAAGTGGGTGAAGCGGCAGCTGCagcgcggcgcggtggcggagctTCTTGAGCCGGGCCTGCTGGAGCTGGACCCGGAGTCCTCCGAGTGGGAGGAGTTCCTGCTGGGCATCAAGGTCGGGCTGCTCTGCACCGCGTCCGACCCGCTGGACCGCCCGGCCATGGGCGACGTGGTGTTCATGCTGGAGGGCTGCCGCGTCGGCCCGGACATCCCGTCCTCCGCCGACCCCACCTCCCAGCCGTCGCCGGCGTAG